One genomic window of Acidovorax radicis includes the following:
- a CDS encoding ABC transporter substrate-binding protein, with protein sequence MKQMALGRRQFSIGLGAAALGGFHTARAQSEGRIVLGQSAALTGLAAQLGGQLNLGAKLCFDQLNAQGGVGRRMIEIRSMDDGYEPDRCAENTRKLIADDVFALFGYIGTPTSLAALPLFTQAKVPFFAPFSGAEALRQPFNRLIFHARASYYDETALIVRQLTNLGLKKIGVFYQNDAYGKAGLDGVTKALADLKLVPVATATVERNSTDVKAAVDKLVAAKPEAVVQISAYAASAAFVRAARKAGYGGTFYNVSFVGTQALADELGKDGAGVVVSQVMPSPYQPSRQITREFLEAIKKGGDKVQPNYSSMEGYVAARLFVEGLRQAHASGKVTRESLIAGTESIGTQAISGFAVALSATNHAASKFVEMSMLTGDGRVRT encoded by the coding sequence ATGAAGCAAATGGCATTGGGGCGCAGGCAGTTTTCTATCGGGCTGGGCGCCGCGGCATTGGGGGGCTTTCACACCGCCCGCGCGCAAAGCGAAGGCCGCATCGTGCTGGGCCAGTCGGCGGCTCTCACGGGCCTGGCCGCACAACTGGGGGGGCAACTCAATCTGGGCGCCAAGCTGTGTTTTGATCAGCTCAATGCCCAGGGCGGTGTGGGCCGGCGGATGATCGAGATCCGCTCGATGGACGACGGCTACGAGCCAGACCGTTGTGCCGAGAACACCCGCAAGCTGATCGCCGATGACGTGTTTGCGTTGTTCGGTTACATCGGCACACCCACCAGCCTGGCAGCGCTGCCGCTCTTCACCCAGGCCAAGGTGCCATTTTTTGCACCGTTCAGCGGGGCAGAGGCCCTGCGCCAGCCGTTTAACCGCCTTATCTTTCATGCGCGCGCGTCTTATTACGACGAGACGGCGCTCATCGTGCGGCAGCTCACCAACCTGGGGCTCAAGAAGATCGGCGTGTTCTATCAGAACGATGCCTACGGCAAGGCGGGGCTCGATGGCGTGACCAAGGCGCTTGCCGACCTCAAGCTCGTGCCAGTGGCCACGGCCACGGTGGAGCGCAACTCCACAGACGTGAAGGCGGCCGTGGACAAGCTGGTGGCCGCGAAGCCCGAAGCGGTGGTGCAGATATCGGCCTACGCGGCCAGCGCGGCCTTTGTGCGCGCGGCGCGCAAAGCGGGCTACGGCGGCACGTTCTATAACGTGTCATTTGTGGGCACGCAGGCGCTGGCCGATGAGCTGGGCAAGGACGGGGCGGGCGTGGTGGTGTCGCAGGTGATGCCTTCGCCTTATCAGCCGTCGCGCCAGATCACGCGCGAGTTTCTTGAGGCCATCAAGAAGGGCGGCGACAAGGTGCAACCCAACTACTCCAGCATGGAAGGCTATGTGGCCGCGCGCCTGTTTGTCGAAGGCCTGCGCCAGGCCCACGCCAGCGGCAAGGTCACGCGCGAGAGTTTGATTGCCGGCACCGAATCCATCGGCACCCAGGCCATCTCGGGGTTTGCCGTGGCACTCAGCGCCACCAACCATGCGGCATCGAAGTTTGTCGAGATGTCCATGCTGACCGGGGACGGGCGGGTCAGGACCTGA
- the argE gene encoding acetylornithine deacetylase, whose protein sequence is MISAHALELAQTLVRMNTVSHHSNLELIHFIRDHLAKLGVKSRLTFNEDKTKANLFATLGESKPAGVILSGHTDTVPWDGQDWSMDPLSALVKDGRLYGRGSADMKAFIGIAVSHAEQFLNSDAPFAVHLAFSYEEEIGCFGVKELIADLRDANIRPLACIVGEPTSMIPAIAHKGVYRYKCCVRGKEAHSSLTPHSVNAIEMAARVVGRVRDMAEDFEKNEPRFEGFDVPFSTTSVGQFHGGIADNVVPRDAEFRYEFRDLPTANAAQMQSEVVAYAKSLEPAMKKVAPAAGFEFETICEIPSFLGSKDDPVTRLAQELSGEKSTTLVAFGTEAGLFKNAGISTVVCGPGSIQQAHQPDEYVSLEQLGRCEAFMQGLARTKSFG, encoded by the coding sequence ATGATTTCTGCCCACGCCCTCGAACTTGCGCAAACCCTGGTGCGCATGAACACCGTCAGCCACCACTCCAACCTGGAGCTGATCCATTTCATCCGCGACCACTTGGCCAAGCTGGGCGTCAAAAGCCGGTTGACCTTCAACGAGGACAAGACCAAGGCCAACCTGTTTGCCACGCTGGGCGAGAGCAAGCCCGCTGGCGTGATCCTCTCGGGCCACACCGACACGGTGCCGTGGGACGGGCAGGACTGGAGCATGGACCCGCTGAGCGCCCTTGTGAAAGACGGCAGGCTCTACGGGCGCGGCAGTGCCGACATGAAGGCCTTCATCGGCATCGCTGTCTCGCACGCAGAGCAGTTCCTGAACAGCGACGCGCCTTTTGCGGTCCATCTGGCATTCAGCTACGAGGAAGAGATTGGCTGCTTTGGCGTGAAGGAACTCATCGCCGACCTGCGCGACGCCAACATCCGCCCCCTGGCCTGCATCGTGGGCGAGCCCACCAGCATGATCCCGGCCATCGCGCACAAGGGTGTGTACCGCTACAAGTGCTGCGTGCGCGGCAAAGAGGCGCACTCGTCCCTCACGCCGCATTCGGTCAACGCCATCGAGATGGCCGCCCGCGTGGTGGGCCGGGTGCGCGACATGGCGGAAGACTTTGAAAAGAACGAGCCCCGCTTTGAGGGCTTTGACGTGCCCTTCTCCACCACCAGCGTGGGCCAGTTCCACGGCGGCATTGCCGACAACGTGGTGCCGCGCGACGCCGAGTTCCGCTACGAGTTCCGCGACCTGCCCACGGCCAACGCCGCGCAGATGCAGTCCGAGGTGGTGGCTTACGCCAAGTCGCTGGAGCCCGCCATGAAGAAGGTGGCGCCCGCAGCGGGCTTCGAGTTCGAGACGATTTGCGAGATCCCGAGCTTTCTGGGCAGCAAGGACGACCCGGTGACGCGGCTGGCGCAAGAGCTATCGGGCGAAAAAAGCACCACGCTGGTGGCCTTTGGCACCGAGGCGGGGCTGTTCAAGAACGCGGGCATCTCCACCGTGGTGTGCGGCCCGGGCAGCATCCAGCAGGCCCACCAGCCCGACGAGTACGTAAGCCTGGAACAGCTGGGCCGGTGCGAGGCGTTCATGCAGGGGCTGGCGCGCACCAAGTCGTTCGGCTGA
- a CDS encoding M20 aminoacylase family protein, which translates to MNVIDSIVTQAASIAAVRRDIHAHPELCFEEVRTADVVAQKLTEWGIPIHRGLGKTGVVGIVKGRDGGASGRAIGLRADMDALPMQEFNTFAHASQHQGKMHACGHDGHVAMLLAAAQHFAKHRNFDGTVYLIFQPAEEGGGGARVMIEDGLFEQFPMQAVYGMHNWPGMPVGTFAVSPGPVMASTSEFKITIRGKGGHAALPHTGIDPVPIACGMVQTFQTIISRNKKPVDAGVISVTMIHAGEATNVVPDSVELQGTVRTFTVEVLDLIEKRMRQVAEHTCAAHDATYEFEFVRNYPPTVNSPAEAEFARKVMATIVGEERVLVQEPTMGAEDFAYMLQAKPGAYCFIANGDGAHREMGHGGGPCMLHNPSYDFNDDLIPLGATYWVKLAEEWLAQPAKAA; encoded by the coding sequence ATGAACGTTATTGACTCCATCGTCACCCAGGCGGCCAGTATTGCAGCGGTGCGCCGGGACATTCACGCCCACCCCGAGCTGTGCTTCGAAGAGGTGCGCACCGCCGACGTGGTGGCGCAAAAGCTCACCGAGTGGGGCATTCCCATCCACCGGGGGCTGGGCAAGACGGGGGTGGTGGGCATCGTGAAGGGGCGCGACGGTGGCGCCAGCGGCCGCGCGATTGGCCTGCGTGCTGACATGGACGCCCTGCCCATGCAGGAGTTCAACACCTTCGCCCACGCCAGCCAGCACCAGGGCAAGATGCACGCCTGCGGCCATGACGGCCACGTGGCCATGCTGCTGGCGGCGGCGCAGCACTTTGCCAAGCACCGCAACTTTGACGGCACCGTGTACCTGATCTTCCAGCCCGCCGAAGAGGGCGGCGGCGGTGCCCGCGTGATGATCGAAGACGGTCTGTTCGAGCAGTTCCCCATGCAGGCCGTGTACGGCATGCACAACTGGCCCGGCATGCCCGTGGGCACCTTTGCCGTGAGCCCCGGCCCGGTGATGGCATCGACCAGCGAGTTCAAGATCACCATCCGTGGCAAGGGCGGCCATGCGGCGCTGCCGCACACCGGCATCGACCCGGTGCCAATCGCCTGCGGCATGGTGCAGACCTTCCAGACCATCATCAGCCGCAACAAGAAGCCGGTGGATGCGGGCGTGATCTCGGTCACCATGATCCATGCGGGCGAGGCCACCAACGTGGTGCCCGACAGCGTCGAGCTGCAGGGCACGGTGCGTACCTTCACCGTGGAAGTGCTGGACCTGATTGAAAAACGCATGCGCCAGGTGGCCGAGCACACCTGCGCTGCACACGATGCCACCTACGAATTCGAGTTCGTGCGCAACTACCCGCCTACCGTCAACTCGCCCGCCGAGGCGGAGTTTGCGCGCAAGGTCATGGCCACCATCGTGGGGGAAGAGCGTGTGCTGGTTCAGGAACCCACCATGGGCGCTGAAGACTTTGCCTACATGCTGCAGGCCAAGCCCGGTGCCTATTGCTTCATCGCCAACGGTGACGGCGCCCACCGCGAAATGGGCCACGGCGGCGGCCCCTGCATGCTGCACAACCCCAGCTACGACTTCAACGACGACCTGATCCCGCTGGGCGCAACGTACTGGGTCAAGCTGGCAGAGGAATGGCTGGCCCAGCCCGCCAAAGCGGCGTGA
- a CDS encoding M14 family metallopeptidase, whose protein sequence is MTGIVEAFSPSYAQARKKFLEAAAAASLPIESHAHPLKGRDGEDLAMDVVRDGPADAKKLLIVSSACHGVEGYCGSGVQVFALHDAEWRAKAHDAGVATLYIHALNPYGFSHVRRFTHENVDLNRNFQDFSKPLPVNTAYREVQPLLLPEQWPPGPENQAAVAEYIATKGEAAWQAAISQGQHEFPQGVFFGGTEPTWSNRTLRQVLRQHGAGASHIAWIDLHTGLGPSGLGERIYAGNDNAVAVARARAWWDGGGATPVTSIYDGSSTSAFLTGLMWTSIYDECPHAEYTGIAMEYGTVPVLDVMNAIRAEQWLHLHPDSPADKAAQIKAQMLAAFYTDTDAWKGQIISQARQSMFQAVDGLAA, encoded by the coding sequence ATGACCGGAATCGTTGAAGCCTTCTCGCCCAGCTACGCGCAGGCCCGCAAGAAGTTTCTGGAGGCGGCTGCGGCTGCGAGCCTGCCCATCGAATCGCACGCCCACCCGCTCAAAGGCCGCGACGGCGAAGACCTGGCCATGGACGTGGTGCGAGACGGCCCGGCGGATGCGAAGAAGCTGCTCATCGTGAGCAGCGCCTGTCACGGCGTCGAGGGCTACTGCGGCAGCGGCGTGCAGGTGTTTGCGTTGCACGATGCCGAGTGGCGCGCCAAGGCGCACGATGCCGGTGTAGCCACGCTCTACATCCACGCACTGAACCCGTATGGCTTCTCGCATGTGCGCCGCTTCACGCACGAGAACGTGGACCTGAACCGCAACTTCCAGGACTTCAGCAAGCCCCTGCCCGTGAACACCGCCTACCGCGAGGTGCAGCCCCTGCTGCTGCCCGAGCAGTGGCCACCCGGCCCCGAGAACCAGGCAGCGGTGGCGGAGTACATCGCTACCAAGGGCGAGGCCGCGTGGCAGGCCGCCATCTCGCAAGGCCAGCACGAGTTTCCGCAAGGCGTGTTCTTTGGCGGCACCGAGCCCACCTGGAGCAACCGCACGCTGCGCCAGGTGCTGCGCCAGCACGGCGCGGGTGCGTCCCACATCGCCTGGATCGACCTGCACACGGGCCTGGGCCCCAGTGGGCTGGGGGAGCGCATCTACGCGGGCAATGACAACGCCGTGGCCGTGGCCCGCGCGCGCGCCTGGTGGGACGGCGGCGGCGCCACGCCGGTCACCTCCATCTACGACGGCTCGTCCACCTCGGCCTTTCTCACCGGCCTGATGTGGACCTCGATCTACGACGAATGCCCCCATGCCGAGTACACCGGCATCGCCATGGAGTACGGCACCGTGCCTGTGCTCGATGTGATGAACGCCATCCGTGCCGAGCAGTGGCTCCACCTGCACCCGGACTCGCCTGCTGACAAGGCCGCGCAGATCAAGGCACAAATGCTGGCGGCCTTCTACACCGACACGGACGCATGGAAGGGCCAGATCATCAGCCAGGCACGGCAGTCGATGTTCCAGGCGGTGGATGGTCTGGCTGCCTGA
- a CDS encoding helix-turn-helix transcriptional regulator — MPMTAAPRRAALGAAMPVRGVAVPAADPVRTLSRGLLQLAALAHGTPPQHLLQQALVALQGLVPFDAAWWGEVSAGDVQAGPRNWLHGSIGLSQDFAKEWNALAAVDEFARRSMDRLGEVIRERDVIDGPPEDPRIVAFAERHGLHHCMALTAELPHSGLLFFVSIYRPRSRPEFSDAETVLFGEFVAHLLQHWHHLLQRLQSDSPSRPWDGFALAQSSGELLFAGLRISLALGDACPGWAGPHLPAAVAQAITRAPCTLAVGKAVRLRLEPCGPLVAISMASRQHKPTLAPRELSAAMLYAHGHSHKDIAASLGLTPATVRTYLRTAYAALGVSNKLELVAALRRA, encoded by the coding sequence ATGCCGATGACCGCTGCGCCCCGTCGTGCGGCCCTTGGCGCTGCCATGCCCGTGCGCGGCGTCGCGGTGCCCGCCGCAGACCCTGTGCGCACCCTCAGCCGCGGCCTGCTCCAGCTGGCGGCCCTGGCGCACGGCACACCGCCGCAGCATCTGCTGCAGCAGGCGTTGGTGGCGCTGCAAGGCCTGGTGCCCTTCGATGCCGCGTGGTGGGGCGAGGTCTCTGCGGGCGATGTGCAGGCAGGCCCGCGCAACTGGCTGCACGGCAGCATCGGGCTGAGCCAGGACTTTGCGAAGGAATGGAACGCCCTGGCCGCTGTCGATGAGTTCGCACGGCGGTCCATGGATCGCCTGGGTGAGGTGATCCGCGAGCGCGACGTGATCGACGGCCCGCCCGAAGACCCGCGCATCGTGGCATTTGCCGAGCGGCATGGCCTGCACCACTGCATGGCGTTGACGGCGGAACTGCCGCACAGCGGCTTGCTGTTCTTTGTCTCCATCTACCGGCCGCGCAGTCGCCCTGAGTTCAGCGATGCCGAAACCGTGCTGTTCGGCGAATTCGTTGCGCACCTGCTGCAGCACTGGCACCACCTGCTGCAGCGGCTGCAAAGCGATTCGCCCAGCCGGCCATGGGACGGCTTCGCACTGGCCCAGTCGTCGGGCGAGCTGCTGTTTGCCGGCCTGCGCATCAGCCTCGCTCTGGGTGACGCTTGTCCCGGATGGGCCGGTCCACACCTTCCTGCCGCTGTGGCGCAGGCGATCACGCGTGCGCCCTGCACCCTGGCGGTGGGCAAGGCCGTGCGGCTGCGGCTGGAACCCTGCGGGCCGCTGGTGGCCATCAGCATGGCATCGCGCCAGCACAAGCCGACCCTGGCACCGCGTGAGCTGAGTGCCGCCATGCTGTACGCACACGGCCATTCCCACAAGGACATCGCCGCGTCGCTGGGCCTCACGCCCGCCACGGTGCGCACGTACCTGCGCACCGCCTACGCGGCGCTCGGCGTGAGCAACAAGCTGGAGCTGGTGGCGGCACTGCGCCGCGCCTGA
- a CDS encoding tannase/feruloyl esterase family alpha/beta hydrolase, whose translation MFPTRSLAHPGAAERSSRAPSLAPAPFIICSPRRWAWPLAGVGTALALAACGGGNDGSAPPLAAKPLAEACAAYTSSALPHGAKVTRTELRKADATLPDACIVRGQIVSSPESTINWAVELPTLAQWNGKTLTIGGGGFDGFIPTDDPWYQQLVGPSANPYVKISSDSGHQVRGFAWGKSDVALRNHAFDANHFALEVGTAIATEFYGKRPMRRYHMGHSNGGRSGLISTQKYPKDYDGVVAMEPAISQQAHQVNLGPTVLRHIFKSRDNWLSPAKIALYAKAETAACDGLDGLKDGIIGNIEACNYVSTELLCQGADNDSCLKAGQIESIRLIYSDHKTPVTLSRGAVGYPRYGRGGSSTSDWQSYMFGTSFEAPDSFNHMAVTEAARLVEGNPNANILSHDPTQYQAQYARLAEMIDGTDPDLSAFADNGGKLLIWYGLGDTCVSLYRTADYFDTVKQRLGASKVQGFARMLTSPSNGHDLDGAGTEPRSIDLLAAMDAWVEKGTAPDKLVATKFAPGTSTPVAQRPVCEYPKFPRYNGTDDPAKAESFTCSAT comes from the coding sequence ATGTTCCCCACCCGCAGCCTGGCCCACCCGGGCGCAGCCGAACGATCCTCCAGGGCCCCGTCCTTGGCCCCCGCTCCCTTCATCATCTGCAGCCCGCGCCGCTGGGCCTGGCCCCTTGCGGGTGTGGGCACCGCGCTGGCACTCGCCGCCTGTGGCGGCGGCAACGATGGCAGCGCGCCGCCGCTGGCCGCCAAGCCCCTGGCCGAAGCCTGCGCCGCCTACACCTCCAGTGCCCTGCCGCATGGCGCCAAGGTCACCCGCACCGAGCTGCGCAAGGCCGACGCCACGCTGCCCGATGCCTGCATCGTGCGCGGGCAGATCGTCTCGTCGCCCGAGTCCACCATCAACTGGGCGGTGGAGCTGCCCACGCTGGCGCAGTGGAACGGCAAGACGCTGACCATTGGCGGTGGCGGCTTCGACGGCTTCATACCCACCGACGACCCGTGGTACCAGCAGCTGGTGGGCCCGTCGGCCAACCCGTACGTGAAGATCAGCTCCGACTCTGGCCACCAGGTGCGCGGCTTTGCCTGGGGCAAGAGCGATGTGGCGCTGCGCAACCATGCGTTCGACGCCAACCATTTCGCGCTGGAGGTCGGCACCGCCATCGCCACCGAGTTCTACGGCAAGCGCCCCATGCGGCGCTACCACATGGGCCACTCCAATGGCGGGCGGTCGGGGCTCATCTCCACGCAGAAGTATCCCAAGGACTACGACGGCGTGGTGGCCATGGAGCCCGCCATCAGCCAGCAGGCGCACCAGGTCAACCTGGGGCCCACGGTGCTGCGCCACATCTTCAAGAGCCGCGACAACTGGCTCAGCCCCGCCAAGATCGCGCTGTATGCCAAGGCCGAGACGGCGGCGTGTGATGGCCTCGATGGCCTGAAGGACGGCATCATCGGCAACATCGAGGCGTGCAACTACGTGTCCACCGAGCTGCTGTGCCAGGGTGCGGACAACGACAGCTGCCTCAAGGCTGGCCAGATCGAATCCATCCGCCTCATCTACAGCGACCACAAGACACCCGTGACCCTGTCGCGCGGTGCCGTGGGCTACCCCCGCTACGGTCGGGGCGGCTCGTCCACCTCGGACTGGCAGTCGTACATGTTCGGCACCAGCTTTGAGGCCCCCGATTCGTTCAACCACATGGCCGTGACGGAAGCCGCGCGCCTGGTGGAGGGCAACCCCAACGCCAACATCCTGAGCCACGACCCCACGCAGTACCAGGCGCAGTACGCGCGGCTGGCCGAGATGATCGATGGCACGGACCCGGACCTCTCCGCCTTTGCCGACAACGGCGGCAAGCTGCTGATCTGGTACGGCCTGGGCGACACCTGCGTGTCGCTGTACCGCACGGCAGACTACTTCGACACCGTCAAGCAGCGCCTGGGCGCCAGCAAGGTGCAGGGCTTTGCGCGCATGCTCACCTCGCCCTCCAACGGGCATGACCTGGACGGCGCAGGCACCGAGCCGCGCTCCATCGACCTGCTGGCCGCCATGGACGCCTGGGTGGAAAAGGGCACGGCGCCCGACAAGCTGGTGGCCACGAAGTTTGCCCCCGGCACCAGCACACCCGTGGCCCAGCGCCCGGTGTGCGAGTACCCCAAGTTCCCGCGCTACAACGGCACAGACGATCCGGCCAAGGCCGAGAGCTTTACCTGCTCTGCGACCTGA
- a CDS encoding mandelate racemase/muconate lactonizing enzyme family protein, producing the protein MKIVNILESTRPIKSDIRNAYIDFSKMTLSLVAVVTDVIRDGKPVIGYGFNSNGRYGQGALMRDRFIPRVLEAESGSLLDATGENLDPHKVWARMMINEKPGGHGERSVAVGTIDMAVWDATTKIAGKPLFQLLAERYGNGTPNPRVFVYAAGGYYYPGKGLDGLKKEMESYLARGYSVVKMKIGGATLAEDCERIESVLKILGPGQQLAVDANGRFDLHTAIEYGKALSQYPLFWYEEAGDPLDYELQAKLGEVYKGPMATGENLFSMQDARNLIRHGGMHKDRDWLQFDCALSYGLVEYLRTLDMLKEYGWSPSRCIPHGGHQMSLAIAAGLGLGGNESYPDLFQPYGGFPDGVKVENGYVTLPPLPGIGFEGKSDLIAEMRALAS; encoded by the coding sequence ATGAAGATCGTCAACATCCTCGAATCGACCCGCCCGATCAAGTCGGACATCCGCAACGCCTACATCGACTTCTCGAAGATGACGCTGAGCCTCGTGGCCGTCGTCACCGACGTCATCCGGGACGGCAAGCCCGTGATCGGCTACGGCTTCAACTCCAACGGCCGCTACGGCCAGGGCGCACTGATGCGCGACCGCTTCATCCCGCGCGTGCTGGAAGCCGAGTCCGGCAGCCTGCTCGACGCCACCGGCGAGAACCTCGACCCGCACAAGGTCTGGGCGCGCATGATGATCAACGAGAAGCCCGGCGGCCATGGAGAGCGCTCGGTGGCCGTGGGCACCATTGACATGGCCGTGTGGGACGCCACTACCAAGATCGCAGGCAAGCCGCTGTTCCAGCTGCTGGCCGAGCGCTACGGCAACGGCACGCCCAACCCGCGCGTGTTCGTCTATGCCGCCGGCGGCTACTACTACCCTGGCAAGGGCTTGGATGGCCTCAAGAAGGAAATGGAAAGCTACCTGGCGCGCGGCTATTCGGTGGTCAAGATGAAGATCGGCGGCGCTACGCTGGCCGAGGACTGCGAGCGCATCGAGTCGGTGCTGAAGATCCTGGGCCCGGGCCAGCAGCTGGCGGTGGACGCCAACGGCCGGTTCGACCTGCACACCGCCATTGAGTACGGCAAGGCGCTGTCGCAGTACCCGCTGTTCTGGTACGAGGAGGCCGGCGACCCGCTGGACTATGAGCTGCAAGCCAAGCTCGGCGAGGTCTACAAGGGCCCGATGGCCACGGGCGAGAACCTGTTCTCGATGCAGGACGCGCGCAACCTGATCCGCCACGGCGGCATGCACAAGGACCGCGACTGGCTGCAGTTTGACTGCGCGCTGAGCTACGGCCTGGTGGAGTACCTGCGCACGCTCGACATGCTCAAGGAATACGGCTGGTCCCCCAGCCGCTGCATTCCGCACGGCGGCCACCAGATGTCGCTGGCCATTGCGGCGGGCCTGGGCCTGGGCGGCAACGAGAGCTACCCCGACCTGTTCCAGCCCTACGGTGGCTTCCCCGATGGCGTGAAGGTCGAGAACGGCTACGTCACGCTGCCGCCGCTGCCGGGCATCGGCTTTGAGGGCAAATCGGACCTGATCGCGGAGATGCGCGCGCTGGCATCCTGA
- a CDS encoding SDR family NAD(P)-dependent oxidoreductase — protein MSSDARHAVVTGSSSGIGRAIAEALLGAGWQVSGLDVAQASIVHPAFAHVPVNLADGADIARVADALPAVDALVHAAGALRVGPLGQLDHAGGELMWRLHVDAATRLADAIVPGMAQRGQGRVVFIGSRVAQGMAGRGQYAATKAALTALARSWAAEVAAQGVTVNVVSPAATATGMLSDPARQGSAPRLPPIGRLIEPAEIAALVGFLLSDPAAAITGQDIAICGGSSLAR, from the coding sequence GTGTCGAGTGATGCCCGCCACGCCGTCGTTACCGGCAGCAGCAGCGGTATCGGCCGGGCGATTGCCGAGGCGCTGCTCGGCGCCGGCTGGCAGGTCAGCGGACTGGATGTGGCCCAGGCCTCCATCGTTCACCCGGCTTTCGCGCATGTGCCGGTGAACCTGGCCGATGGCGCTGACATTGCCCGCGTGGCTGACGCCTTGCCTGCCGTGGACGCCCTTGTGCATGCCGCCGGTGCCCTGCGCGTCGGGCCCTTGGGCCAGCTCGACCATGCGGGCGGCGAACTGATGTGGCGCCTGCATGTCGATGCCGCCACCCGTTTGGCCGATGCCATCGTGCCCGGCATGGCCCAGCGCGGCCAGGGGCGTGTGGTGTTCATCGGCAGCCGCGTGGCGCAGGGCATGGCGGGGCGCGGGCAGTATGCCGCGACCAAGGCCGCGCTGACCGCACTGGCACGCAGCTGGGCCGCCGAGGTGGCAGCGCAAGGCGTGACGGTGAATGTGGTCTCGCCCGCCGCCACCGCCACCGGCATGCTGAGCGACCCGGCCCGCCAGGGCAGCGCGCCGCGCCTGCCACCCATCGGCCGCCTGATCGAGCCCGCCGAGATTGCCGCGCTGGTGGGTTTTCTTTTGTCCGACCCTGCCGCCGCCATCACGGGGCAGGACATCGCCATCTGCGGGGGCTCTTCGCTCGCCCGCTGA
- a CDS encoding Bug family tripartite tricarboxylate transporter substrate binding protein: MQRKHFIRAVLRTAFGAATLAMAASGFAQSYPSKPVRVVIPFPPGGTLDTVGRMLAQKLGEQMGQNFIVENKPGGNGVIGGDTVAKAPADGYTLLFNASTFTTAPMTMKAVPYSVNKDFAPVALVAKAPLSVAINKKLPVTDIKSLLAYAKANPGKMTFAVGSIGSAGHLSTELLKRAGNLDYLIVPYKGTAPAFQDLIGGQIDGFIDPILGSLQYHKSGMLRVVAVTSAQRAASLPDVPTVAETIPGYEFYSWYGLWGPAKLPADITQRLNTEVNKALAEMGPKLKEQGLLTTPGSVEDFAKFQHSDMERSQKIVTEGNIRVE, from the coding sequence ATGCAACGCAAACATTTCATCCGCGCCGTCCTTCGCACCGCTTTCGGCGCCGCCACGCTCGCCATGGCGGCCAGCGGCTTTGCGCAGTCCTACCCCAGCAAGCCGGTGCGGGTCGTGATCCCCTTTCCCCCAGGTGGCACGCTGGACACCGTGGGCCGCATGCTGGCCCAGAAGCTGGGCGAGCAGATGGGGCAAAACTTCATTGTGGAGAACAAACCCGGCGGCAACGGGGTGATCGGCGGTGACACGGTGGCCAAGGCCCCGGCAGATGGCTACACGCTGCTGTTCAATGCCTCCACGTTCACGACAGCACCCATGACCATGAAGGCCGTGCCCTACAGCGTGAACAAGGATTTCGCGCCCGTCGCACTGGTAGCCAAAGCGCCGCTGTCGGTGGCCATCAACAAGAAACTGCCCGTTACCGATATCAAGTCGCTGCTGGCCTACGCCAAGGCCAACCCGGGCAAGATGACATTCGCCGTGGGCTCCATCGGCTCGGCCGGCCACCTTTCGACCGAACTCCTCAAACGCGCGGGCAACCTCGACTACCTCATCGTGCCGTACAAGGGCACGGCGCCGGCTTTTCAGGATCTGATCGGCGGGCAGATCGATGGGTTCATTGACCCCATCCTGGGCTCGTTGCAGTACCACAAGAGCGGCATGCTGCGCGTGGTGGCCGTCACCTCGGCCCAGCGCGCCGCCAGCCTGCCGGATGTGCCCACCGTGGCAGAAACGATCCCGGGCTACGAGTTCTATAGCTGGTACGGCCTGTGGGGCCCGGCCAAGCTGCCTGCAGACATCACGCAGCGCCTGAATACCGAGGTGAACAAGGCGTTGGCCGAGATGGGCCCCAAGCTCAAGGAACAAGGGCTGCTGACCACACCGGGCAGCGTGGAGGACTTTGCGAAGTTCCAGCACAGCGACATGGAGCGCTCGCAGAAGATCGTGACCGAAGGGAACATCCGTGTCGAGTGA